Proteins from a single region of Dyadobacter fanqingshengii:
- a CDS encoding DUF4295 domain-containing protein: MAKKVVATLKKEGGKAFAKVIKAVKSPKTGAYTFKEEIVPLDGVQGALKN; encoded by the coding sequence ATGGCAAAGAAAGTAGTTGCTACCCTGAAAAAAGAAGGCGGAAAAGCATTCGCTAAGGTTATTAAGGCTGTAAAATCTCCAAAAACAGGAGCTTACACCTTCAAAGAAGAAATCGTTCCTTTGGACGGTGTTCAAGGCGCCCTGAAGAACTAG
- the rpmG gene encoding 50S ribosomal protein L33, with amino-acid sequence MAKKGNRVQVILECTEQKDSGVPGMSRYVTTKNRKNTPGRMELKKFNSFLRRYTVHKEIK; translated from the coding sequence ATGGCTAAGAAAGGTAATAGAGTACAGGTTATATTGGAATGCACAGAACAAAAAGATAGTGGTGTTCCTGGAATGTCACGTTATGTGACTACAAAAAATCGGAAAAATACGCCTGGCCGTATGGAATTGAAAAAATTCAATTCATTCCTGAGACGCTATACAGTCCACAAAGAAATTAAATAA
- a CDS encoding c-type cytochrome gives MTLTKSTPLALVALAVSLLIGCSSQEDKDKYDHYYGSGSKSREETALVNLQKERENQPAPAQAAAPGAAAAPAASGDTAKAGSGDSASAIGQGGAAAAATNPNAEAAPTAAASTAAAAPAKRKPVPAEVSALLNKHACLACHQPYDKVIGPAYAEVAKKKYTPEQIVELVHAPKPEHWPGYPPMAPMAHVPKGDIVVIANWINSL, from the coding sequence ATGACTCTTACAAAAAGTACCCCATTGGCGCTTGTCGCGCTGGCGGTTTCTCTACTCATCGGCTGTTCCTCTCAGGAAGACAAAGATAAATATGATCATTACTATGGATCTGGAAGCAAATCGAGAGAAGAAACGGCGCTTGTAAATCTTCAAAAGGAAAGAGAAAATCAGCCTGCACCTGCGCAGGCGGCAGCTCCGGGCGCAGCAGCAGCTCCGGCAGCATCGGGCGATACGGCAAAGGCTGGTTCTGGCGACTCTGCATCAGCAATTGGTCAGGGTGGAGCGGCTGCGGCGGCGACTAACCCAAATGCAGAAGCAGCTCCCACTGCGGCAGCATCCACTGCGGCTGCGGCTCCGGCTAAACGCAAGCCGGTTCCTGCGGAAGTTTCTGCATTGCTTAACAAACATGCATGTCTCGCTTGCCACCAGCCGTATGATAAGGTAATTGGGCCTGCATATGCGGAAGTTGCCAAGAAAAAATATACGCCTGAGCAAATTGTAGAATTGGTTCACGCCCCAAAACCGGAACATTGGCCCGGTTATCCTCCGATGGCTCCTATGGCTCACGTTCCAAAAGGTGACATTGTTGTGATCGCAAACTGGATCAATTCATTGTAA
- the gatB gene encoding Asp-tRNA(Asn)/Glu-tRNA(Gln) amidotransferase subunit GatB, whose protein sequence is MTQNALQPSDITNELLAQYETVIGLEVHCQLLTESKLFAQDRNLFGAEPNTNIGPLTLALPGTLPKINKKAVEYAVRLGLACGCSISRRTIFDRKNYFYPDLPKGYQISQDKKPICENGGVTISTKNEEGKMTEKMIRFHHIHLEEDAGKSVHDGSVTETLLDYNRAGTPLVEMVSEPDLRSAEETGAFVTEIRRLVRYLHISDGNMEEGSLRCDVNVSLRRKGAEKLGTKVEIKNMNSIRNMMRAIAFEEKRQIAMLENEQQIQQETRMFDVESGQTYGMRVKETMNDYRYFPDPDLSPVVVSDEWLASIKADMPALPHELREKFTHQYGIPAYDAAVLTDTREIAAYFEAVCAKTNAFKAASNWLMGPVKSYLNDHEGNIDRFPISPENLAALIDLSESDIVSNSVATQKIFPVLLAEPQRDPKEIASSNNWIQNSNTNELETLVDEVISAMPDKVAAYRKGKKGLLGLFVGEVMKKSNNTADPKLVSQLLNAKL, encoded by the coding sequence ATGACCCAAAACGCACTGCAACCTTCTGACATCACGAATGAACTTCTGGCCCAATATGAAACTGTAATCGGGCTCGAAGTGCATTGTCAGCTCTTGACGGAATCCAAACTTTTTGCCCAGGACCGAAACCTTTTCGGGGCTGAGCCTAATACCAACATTGGCCCGCTTACGCTTGCATTACCAGGAACATTGCCCAAAATCAATAAAAAAGCGGTTGAATATGCAGTCCGGTTAGGACTGGCTTGCGGCTGCTCGATAAGCAGGAGGACTATTTTTGACCGTAAAAATTACTTTTATCCCGATCTGCCGAAAGGTTACCAGATTTCCCAGGACAAAAAGCCGATCTGCGAAAATGGCGGCGTAACGATTTCCACAAAGAATGAAGAGGGGAAAATGACTGAAAAAATGATCCGCTTCCATCACATACATTTGGAAGAGGACGCCGGAAAATCTGTGCACGACGGCAGTGTTACCGAAACATTGCTGGATTATAACCGTGCCGGAACGCCGTTGGTTGAAATGGTTTCGGAACCCGATTTGCGGTCTGCGGAGGAAACGGGGGCATTTGTTACTGAGATCCGCCGCCTGGTGCGCTATCTGCACATTAGCGATGGCAATATGGAAGAGGGCTCGCTGCGCTGCGACGTGAACGTTTCTCTCAGAAGAAAAGGAGCCGAAAAGCTGGGCACCAAAGTAGAGATCAAGAACATGAACTCGATCCGTAACATGATGCGTGCTATCGCATTCGAAGAGAAGCGGCAGATTGCCATGTTGGAAAACGAGCAACAGATCCAGCAGGAAACACGAATGTTTGACGTTGAAAGCGGGCAGACTTACGGAATGCGGGTGAAGGAAACGATGAATGATTATCGCTATTTCCCGGATCCGGATTTGAGCCCGGTGGTTGTGTCAGACGAATGGCTTGCGAGTATTAAAGCAGATATGCCCGCATTGCCGCACGAGCTGCGCGAGAAATTCACACATCAATATGGAATTCCGGCTTACGACGCGGCTGTGCTTACGGATACGCGAGAAATCGCGGCATATTTCGAAGCAGTGTGTGCCAAAACAAATGCTTTCAAAGCCGCATCAAACTGGCTGATGGGCCCGGTGAAATCCTATCTGAATGATCACGAAGGCAACATCGATCGTTTCCCGATCAGCCCGGAGAATCTGGCTGCGTTAATTGATCTGAGCGAGTCGGATATCGTGAGCAATTCTGTGGCTACGCAAAAGATATTTCCGGTGCTTTTGGCTGAGCCGCAGCGCGATCCGAAAGAGATTGCGTCTTCAAATAACTGGATTCAAAATAGCAATACAAATGAGCTTGAAACGTTGGTAGATGAGGTTATTAGCGCAATGCCTGACAAGGTTGCAGCTTATAGAAAAGGAAAAAAGGGGTTACTTGGTCTTTTTGTGGGAGAAGTCATGAAAAAATCAAATAACACCGCTGATCCTAAGCTGGTAAGCCAACTGCTGAACGCGAAACTCTGA
- a CDS encoding peroxiredoxin family protein, producing the protein MKGILRQSIFIFSIAFLSLQSQAQQLAPKEFSVNGKVKNGAKGEKVTLLRSTAGGSSIKLDSTQLSADGSFALKGTENDRGSFFSLNIADRQKVILLVEGGENLNVLADGTTRDEKGNGGNAAITGSKNMEYYAQIDQLMRSFAGKVTVWNEEYAKAEEKKDAKKIQEVQQNFAKADKERLDVIKKLLPEMGTTLVALFTANNFLNPDTDIEILKKLADDYEKVTPTPTLAKGFIGQIKRIAGVSVGQQAPDFTLNSPDGKPVALSSLRGKFVLIDFWASWCGPCRMENPNVVRMYDKFKEKGFDIYGVSLDDNEKAWKTAIERDKLKWLHGSELKKWNSGVAQTYGVNAIPATFLIDKEGKIIAKNLRGPALESKLTELLGAQ; encoded by the coding sequence ATGAAAGGAATATTAAGACAAAGCATTTTCATATTTAGCATTGCTTTTTTGAGCCTCCAATCTCAGGCACAGCAACTTGCGCCGAAAGAGTTTTCCGTTAACGGTAAGGTAAAAAATGGTGCAAAGGGAGAAAAAGTAACATTGCTGCGTTCAACTGCGGGTGGATCGTCCATTAAGCTGGATTCAACGCAGCTTTCGGCGGACGGCTCTTTTGCTTTAAAAGGCACTGAAAACGATCGCGGAAGCTTCTTTTCACTGAACATTGCGGACCGTCAGAAAGTGATCCTGCTTGTAGAAGGAGGAGAGAATTTAAATGTCTTGGCGGACGGAACCACGAGGGATGAAAAAGGGAACGGTGGCAATGCAGCGATTACAGGTTCCAAAAATATGGAATACTATGCGCAGATAGATCAGCTAATGAGGTCTTTTGCTGGTAAGGTGACTGTTTGGAATGAAGAATATGCCAAAGCCGAGGAAAAGAAAGACGCCAAGAAAATCCAGGAAGTGCAGCAAAATTTTGCCAAAGCTGATAAAGAGCGCCTGGATGTGATTAAAAAGCTTCTACCTGAAATGGGGACAACATTGGTTGCGCTTTTCACAGCCAATAATTTTTTGAATCCCGATACAGACATTGAAATACTGAAAAAACTGGCTGACGATTACGAGAAAGTAACGCCGACACCGACATTAGCAAAAGGATTTATTGGTCAGATCAAAAGGATCGCGGGCGTTTCGGTTGGGCAGCAAGCGCCTGATTTTACATTGAATAGTCCTGACGGTAAGCCGGTTGCATTGTCATCATTGCGCGGAAAATTTGTTTTGATCGATTTCTGGGCTTCCTGGTGCGGTCCTTGCCGAATGGAAAATCCAAATGTCGTGCGCATGTATGACAAGTTCAAGGAGAAAGGATTCGACATTTACGGCGTATCATTGGATGACAACGAAAAAGCCTGGAAAACGGCCATTGAACGCGATAAACTGAAATGGCTGCACGGATCTGAACTGAAAAAATGGAATTCCGGCGTCGCGCAGACTTATGGCGTGAACGCAATTCCAGCCACATTTCTGATCGATAAAGAGGGAAAGATCATTGCCAAGAACTTACGCGGACCAGCTTTGGAAAGTAAACTTACCGAATTGCTGGGTGCTCAATAA
- a CDS encoding NAD-dependent dehydratase — translation MSDKDSKVEKKQISILGCGWLGFPLAQRIQSLHSTWQIKGSTTSVAKINTFVENRIEGYLLPLNPTFDVESAKLHSFFNVDTLIISLPPRLHKHEPRFYVKQIDAVISEIRNSRIRDIIFISSTGIYPELNRIVMEQDVKTPEESASPDMVTAENLLTALRPDRNVTILRLGGLLGYNRIPGKYVQGQKDMATGSIPVNYIHRDDAAGMIITILETGIVNETFNIVAPIHTTRREVYETSCAQFGWETPTFADSNIKPDFKVISGAKFDHHYKYDFKFPDPLKFYYSLEDHSA, via the coding sequence ATGTCGGATAAAGATTCAAAAGTAGAAAAAAAACAAATAAGCATTCTGGGATGCGGTTGGTTAGGATTTCCATTAGCTCAACGCATACAAAGCCTGCATAGTACATGGCAAATCAAGGGCAGCACAACATCTGTGGCCAAAATCAACACATTTGTCGAAAACCGCATTGAAGGTTATTTGCTTCCGCTGAACCCAACATTTGATGTCGAATCTGCCAAGCTGCACTCATTTTTTAATGTGGATACTCTGATCATTTCCCTGCCTCCGCGTTTGCACAAGCATGAACCCAGATTTTATGTAAAACAAATAGATGCTGTAATCTCGGAAATAAGGAATTCGAGAATCCGTGACATTATTTTCATCAGTTCAACAGGCATTTACCCGGAACTGAACAGAATTGTGATGGAACAAGATGTAAAAACACCCGAAGAATCGGCCTCGCCGGATATGGTTACAGCAGAAAATCTCCTTACAGCTTTACGTCCCGACCGTAATGTTACCATCCTCAGATTAGGCGGCTTACTGGGTTATAACCGCATTCCGGGAAAATATGTGCAAGGCCAAAAAGACATGGCAACTGGCTCGATTCCTGTCAATTACATTCACCGTGATGATGCGGCAGGAATGATCATTACCATTCTTGAAACCGGCATTGTGAATGAGACTTTCAACATTGTAGCGCCCATTCACACAACGCGCCGCGAGGTTTACGAAACCTCATGCGCCCAATTCGGCTGGGAAACGCCCACTTTCGCAGATTCAAATATAAAACCAGATTTTAAGGTCATTTCGGGTGCAAAATTTGACCATCATTACAAATATGATTTCAAATTCCCTGACCCATTGAAATTTTATTACAGTCTGGAAGATCATAGCGCATAA
- a CDS encoding gliding motility protein GldB-related protein produces the protein MFFSRIALFCFLIPIFFVSCTKDNRQESDTSNAVVNLESENLDQALFACKTVKDVQNFLDKHPYLAKEYFAGSQLDPAQLAAHLFNILQNPDFLAFRDQLNRLIGDRKTNILDPLAEAFKQIKYHYPAFNAPKVQFMITGFTGTDLYISDSLIIIGLDYFGGPEAMYRPDVFDYQLRRFRKEYIVPSIVFFESNRFNKMDPTDKTLLADMVGYGKGFAFVKQVMPTTPDSLITGYSAENLRRTYASQHDIWAYFIAGKLLYESVDLKKKKFIEERPFTTEIGQKVPGAIARWVGWRIVNRFRAENPQVTLPELMEMGNAAQILQDSGYNGDPDEEE, from the coding sequence ATGTTCTTTTCGAGAATCGCTCTCTTCTGTTTTCTGATTCCTATTTTCTTTGTTTCCTGTACAAAAGACAACCGGCAAGAATCGGATACGAGCAATGCTGTGGTTAATCTGGAATCGGAAAATCTGGACCAGGCGCTATTCGCGTGCAAAACAGTTAAAGATGTGCAAAATTTCCTCGACAAGCATCCTTACTTAGCCAAGGAATATTTTGCCGGCTCGCAACTGGACCCCGCTCAGCTTGCAGCACATTTATTCAACATTTTACAAAATCCTGATTTCCTGGCCTTTCGCGATCAGCTCAATCGCCTCATTGGCGACCGGAAAACGAACATTCTGGATCCACTCGCAGAGGCATTCAAACAAATAAAATATCATTATCCTGCATTCAATGCGCCCAAAGTTCAGTTTATGATCACAGGTTTTACTGGAACTGATTTATACATTTCCGATTCGCTGATCATTATCGGACTGGATTATTTCGGCGGGCCTGAGGCCATGTATCGGCCGGATGTGTTTGATTATCAGCTGCGTCGTTTTCGAAAGGAATACATTGTTCCTTCCATCGTCTTTTTTGAGTCCAACCGTTTCAACAAAATGGACCCAACTGACAAGACGCTTTTGGCGGATATGGTGGGTTATGGGAAAGGTTTCGCATTTGTAAAACAGGTGATGCCAACCACACCGGACAGCCTTATTACCGGCTATTCAGCCGAAAATCTGCGCAGGACTTATGCCAGTCAGCACGACATATGGGCATATTTCATTGCAGGAAAGCTGCTTTATGAATCGGTTGATCTGAAAAAGAAAAAATTCATTGAAGAAAGACCATTCACAACAGAGATCGGCCAAAAAGTGCCTGGCGCCATCGCGCGTTGGGTTGGCTGGCGGATCGTCAACCGCTTTCGCGCCGAAAATCCGCAAGTTACGTTGCCTGAATTAATGGAAATGGGCAACGCAGCACAGATTTTGCAGGATTCGGGATATAACGGCGACCCGGACGAAGAGGAGTAA
- a CDS encoding complex I subunit 1/NuoH family protein, with product MPFTLIIFLLLVPGFVVIGVYLERKVSAFIQDRMGPMEVGKWGLLQLFADLLKLLQKEDIVPKAADRRLFLIAPFVIFVSVFAGFAVVPLAPDLAGSGASVGVFFLLTIVSVDVIGLLMAGWGSNNKFALFGAMRAVAQIISYEIPLGLSILCVVMLTQTLDLQIISFQQGIYANEPVYLFGIKDLGINVTNVGGFLSWNIVRNPFLLLAYIVFFIASLAECNRAPFDLPEGESELVAGFHTEYSGMRWALFMLSEYGMMLLVCLLGAILFLGSWNTPFPNLGPLRLADWTSGEPGTWFGYLTGIFWLLGKAIFGILIQMWARWTLPRLRVDQLMYLGWKVLTPVGLVLFFISGVWRLIGI from the coding sequence ATACCGTTTACACTCATCATTTTCCTACTTCTTGTGCCGGGTTTTGTGGTAATCGGCGTTTATCTGGAACGCAAGGTTTCTGCATTTATCCAGGATCGGATGGGGCCTATGGAAGTGGGTAAGTGGGGGCTTTTACAACTCTTTGCGGACTTACTTAAGTTGCTTCAAAAGGAAGATATTGTTCCAAAAGCCGCTGACCGGCGCCTTTTTCTGATTGCACCATTCGTCATTTTCGTATCCGTTTTCGCTGGATTCGCCGTTGTTCCCTTAGCTCCTGACTTGGCCGGTTCAGGCGCATCCGTGGGCGTGTTTTTCTTGCTAACCATAGTTTCTGTGGACGTTATCGGGCTTTTAATGGCTGGATGGGGTTCCAACAACAAGTTTGCGTTATTCGGCGCGATGCGTGCTGTAGCGCAAATTATTTCCTATGAAATTCCGCTGGGATTGTCCATTCTATGCGTAGTAATGCTTACACAAACGCTTGATCTTCAAATCATCAGCTTTCAGCAAGGCATTTATGCCAATGAGCCCGTCTATCTTTTTGGCATCAAAGACCTGGGCATTAATGTGACGAATGTAGGCGGATTTTTGTCCTGGAACATTGTCCGAAATCCCTTTTTGTTGTTGGCATACATCGTTTTCTTCATCGCCTCACTCGCAGAATGTAACCGGGCACCATTTGACTTGCCAGAAGGCGAATCTGAACTGGTTGCCGGATTTCATACTGAATATTCAGGCATGCGCTGGGCGCTCTTTATGCTCTCAGAATACGGAATGATGCTGCTGGTTTGCCTGTTAGGGGCCATTTTGTTCCTGGGAAGCTGGAACACGCCCTTTCCTAACCTGGGGCCATTGAGACTGGCAGATTGGACGAGTGGAGAACCCGGAACGTGGTTTGGTTATCTGACAGGAATCTTCTGGCTGCTTGGTAAGGCAATATTTGGCATATTAATCCAAATGTGGGCACGCTGGACACTTCCACGCTTGCGCGTGGACCAGCTAATGTACTTGGGATGGAAAGTTTTGACGCCGGTTGGACTTGTGCTTTTCTTTATCTCCGGCGTTTGGCGATTGATTGGGATCTGA
- a CDS encoding DUF3299 domain-containing protein, with protein sequence MKSLRIILLLFCFTSLLAFTPASNPVKVTWETLRDVTFKKKWYAEESIYMLHPTFGPSVQKLKNQQVTITGYILPVDLDANLYVLSAFPFSACFFCGGAGPETVMTLNFKKKDGRKFKTDERLTFVGTLKLNADDIYQMNYILDGAEITE encoded by the coding sequence ATGAAATCTTTAAGAATCATACTATTGCTTTTTTGTTTCACCTCTTTATTGGCATTTACACCGGCTTCCAATCCGGTAAAAGTGACGTGGGAAACATTGCGGGATGTGACTTTCAAGAAGAAATGGTACGCCGAAGAATCCATTTATATGCTCCATCCGACTTTCGGGCCAAGCGTTCAAAAGTTGAAAAATCAGCAGGTTACCATCACCGGATACATCCTTCCTGTGGATCTGGATGCTAATTTATATGTGTTATCAGCATTTCCTTTCAGCGCGTGTTTCTTTTGCGGAGGCGCTGGCCCTGAAACGGTTATGACATTAAATTTTAAGAAAAAGGACGGGCGGAAGTTCAAAACCGATGAGCGCCTGACTTTTGTAGGAACATTGAAATTGAATGCGGATGATATTTACCAGATGAATTACATTCTGGACGGCGCAGAAATTACTGAGTAA